In Streptomyces sp. NBC_00414, a single window of DNA contains:
- a CDS encoding AMP-binding protein produces MGASSVGTGSAGAGRRTVAELVQERWGDHRPGLWFEERTLTHHEVAAGAAARAALLTDLLPPRAQPHVGVLLDNTPEFPLWLGAAALAGAAVAGINPTRRGPELARDILHTECGVLVTERTHLPLLDGLELPGVRVLVTGTEAYEELLAPYADAGPGPGTAAGVTPESRFLLYFTSGSTGAPKAAICSQGRIAAAGRSLAGHFGVRADDVHYICMPMFHGNAVIADWAPALAAGAGVALRRRFSASGFLTDVRTYGATYFTYVGRAVQYILQTPARADDRDNPLRTGFGTEAGAVDAAAFEERFGVRLVEGYGSSEGGAAIQWTPGTPKGATGRAAPGDDLAVIDPRTRTECPAAVFGPDGLLLNGREAIGELVNRGPNAFEGYWRNPAAEAARGGGGWYWTGDLFYRDADGYLYFAGRTDDRLRVDSENLAAAVIENILARYEGADAVAVYAVPDPVAGDQVMATVAGTFEPRAFEAFLRAQPDLGTKMAPRFVRVLDRMPVTATNKIHRAGLRREGFRCADPVWWRPPGEPGYRPLSGADVEELVARYRERGREELLLR; encoded by the coding sequence ATGGGAGCCAGCAGCGTGGGGACCGGGAGTGCGGGAGCCGGCCGGCGTACCGTCGCCGAGCTCGTACAGGAGCGGTGGGGTGATCACCGGCCGGGTCTGTGGTTCGAGGAGCGCACCCTGACGCACCACGAGGTGGCCGCGGGCGCGGCGGCGCGGGCCGCACTGCTCACCGACCTGCTGCCGCCCCGCGCGCAGCCGCACGTGGGGGTGCTGCTCGACAACACTCCCGAGTTCCCCCTCTGGCTGGGCGCCGCGGCCCTCGCGGGCGCGGCCGTGGCAGGGATCAACCCCACCCGCCGAGGCCCCGAACTCGCCCGCGACATCCTCCACACCGAATGCGGTGTCCTGGTCACCGAGCGGACCCACCTCCCGCTCCTCGACGGCCTTGAACTCCCCGGCGTACGCGTCCTGGTGACCGGCACGGAGGCCTACGAGGAACTGCTCGCGCCGTACGCGGACGCCGGCCCCGGGCCGGGGACGGCCGCGGGGGTCACCCCGGAGAGCCGCTTCCTCCTCTACTTCACCTCCGGTTCGACCGGCGCGCCCAAGGCGGCGATCTGCTCGCAGGGGCGGATCGCGGCGGCCGGGCGGTCGCTGGCCGGCCACTTCGGGGTGCGCGCGGACGACGTGCACTACATCTGCATGCCGATGTTCCACGGCAACGCGGTGATCGCCGACTGGGCACCCGCCCTCGCGGCCGGCGCGGGCGTGGCGCTGCGGCGCCGCTTCTCGGCCTCGGGCTTCCTGACGGACGTAAGGACCTACGGGGCCACGTACTTCACCTACGTCGGGCGCGCCGTCCAGTACATCCTGCAGACCCCGGCCCGCGCCGACGACCGCGACAACCCGCTGCGCACGGGCTTCGGGACGGAGGCGGGGGCGGTGGACGCGGCCGCCTTCGAGGAGCGGTTCGGAGTGCGCCTCGTGGAGGGCTACGGATCGTCGGAGGGCGGGGCGGCGATCCAGTGGACGCCCGGGACGCCCAAGGGAGCGACCGGGCGGGCGGCGCCCGGCGACGACCTCGCGGTGATCGATCCGCGGACCCGCACCGAGTGCCCCGCGGCGGTCTTCGGCCCCGACGGCCTGCTGCTCAACGGGCGGGAGGCGATAGGCGAGCTGGTGAACCGCGGCCCCAACGCCTTCGAGGGCTACTGGCGCAATCCGGCGGCGGAGGCGGCGCGGGGCGGGGGCGGCTGGTACTGGACCGGCGACCTCTTCTACCGGGACGCCGACGGGTACCTGTACTTCGCGGGCCGTACGGACGACAGGCTGCGCGTCGACAGCGAGAACCTGGCCGCCGCGGTGATCGAGAACATCCTCGCCCGCTACGAGGGCGCGGACGCCGTGGCCGTGTACGCCGTCCCCGACCCGGTGGCGGGCGACCAGGTCATGGCCACCGTGGCCGGTACGTTCGAACCGCGAGCCTTCGAGGCCTTCCTGCGCGCCCAGCCGGACCTGGGCACCAAGATGGCCCCCCGGTTCGTACGGGTACTCGACCGGATGCCGGTCACCGCCACCAACAAGATCCACCGGGCGGGGCTGCGCCGGGAGGGCTTCCGGTGCGCGGACCCGGTGTGGTGGCGCCCGCCGGGGGAGCCGGGGTACCGGCCGCTGAGCGGGGCGGACGTCGAGGAACTGGTGGCGCGGTACCGGGAGCGGGGGCGCGAGGAGCTGCTGCTCAGGTGA
- a CDS encoding IclR family transcriptional regulator, whose product MALKHEPTAPYHSAQDALRVLETVARHTTGVTDVELARHTGLETERLTALLRMLRREGYVEQLADGAYVTGEAFGRLGSVRDRDEALRGQLQRNLDRLRDSVGAAVYMSRYVDGEIHVTQCAEGPATPAVNEWVDFRSAAHASAIGKSLLGQLDLNGRRDHLSRHRMARLTSRTITNERVLLSRLDAQAPTVPVLDLQEYAIGTVCAAVPITAGSAVGCLALSLPVEHAHRLREAANTLNRGAAPVLLSLAI is encoded by the coding sequence GTGGCCCTGAAGCATGAGCCGACCGCGCCGTACCACTCGGCGCAGGACGCCCTGCGCGTCCTGGAAACCGTGGCACGGCACACCACCGGCGTCACCGACGTCGAGCTCGCCCGGCACACCGGCCTCGAAACCGAGCGCCTCACCGCGCTCCTGCGCATGCTGCGCCGCGAGGGCTACGTCGAACAGCTCGCGGACGGGGCGTACGTCACCGGGGAGGCCTTCGGCCGGCTGGGCTCCGTGCGCGACCGGGACGAGGCCCTGCGCGGCCAGCTCCAGCGGAACCTCGACCGGCTGCGCGACTCGGTCGGCGCCGCCGTCTACATGAGCCGGTACGTGGACGGTGAGATCCACGTCACCCAGTGCGCGGAGGGCCCGGCCACCCCGGCGGTCAACGAGTGGGTGGACTTCCGCTCCGCGGCGCACGCCAGCGCGATCGGCAAGAGCCTGCTCGGCCAGCTCGACCTCAACGGCCGGCGCGACCACCTCTCCCGCCACCGGATGGCCCGGCTCACCTCGCGCACCATCACGAACGAACGGGTGCTCCTGTCCCGGCTCGACGCCCAGGCACCCACCGTGCCCGTGCTCGACCTCCAGGAGTACGCGATCGGCACGGTCTGCGCGGCGGTCCCCATCACGGCGGGTTCGGCCGTGGGCTGCCTCGCCCTCTCCCTCCCGGTGGAGCACGCCCACCGGCTGCGCGAGGCGGCGAACACGCTGAACCGGGGCGCGGCACCGGTGCTTCTCTCGCTGGCCATCTGA
- the ehuA gene encoding ectoine/hydroxyectoine ABC transporter ATP-binding protein EhuA, with protein MSADTPLTEDSAANPAVDGSELIRFDKVTKRFGDNTVLDELDFSVASGKHVTLIGPSGSGKTTILRLLMTLTKPDEGTIKVGGDYLTHEEKNGKLVPAGEKHIREVRKNIGMVFQQFNLFPNMKVLRNITEAPVTVLGMSKDAAEERARELLDLVGLAEHIDKYPSQLSGGQQQRVAIARALAMRPQVLLLDEVTSALDPELVVGVLDVLRDIARSTDITMLCVTHEMSFARDISDQVLMFDSGRVLESGPPEKIFGDPEHDRTREFLGALL; from the coding sequence TTGTCCGCTGACACCCCCCTGACAGAAGACTCCGCCGCGAACCCGGCGGTGGACGGCAGCGAGCTGATCCGGTTCGACAAGGTCACCAAGCGCTTCGGCGACAACACGGTCCTCGACGAGCTCGACTTCTCCGTCGCCTCCGGCAAGCACGTGACGCTGATCGGCCCGTCCGGCTCGGGCAAGACGACGATCCTGCGTCTGCTGATGACCCTGACGAAGCCCGACGAGGGCACGATCAAGGTGGGCGGCGACTACCTCACCCACGAGGAGAAGAACGGCAAGCTGGTCCCGGCCGGCGAGAAGCACATCCGCGAGGTCCGCAAGAACATCGGGATGGTCTTCCAGCAGTTCAACCTCTTCCCCAACATGAAGGTGCTGCGCAACATCACCGAGGCGCCGGTCACCGTGCTCGGCATGTCCAAGGACGCGGCCGAGGAGCGGGCCCGTGAGCTGCTCGACCTGGTGGGTCTGGCCGAGCACATCGACAAGTACCCGAGCCAGCTCTCCGGCGGGCAGCAGCAGCGCGTCGCCATCGCGCGGGCCCTCGCCATGCGGCCGCAGGTGCTGCTCCTCGACGAGGTGACGTCCGCGCTCGACCCCGAGCTGGTCGTGGGCGTCCTGGACGTGCTGCGGGACATCGCCCGCAGCACCGACATCACGATGCTCTGCGTGACCCACGAGATGAGCTTCGCCCGGGACATCTCCGACCAGGTGCTGATGTTCGACTCGGGCCGTGTCCTGGAGTCCGGCCCGCCGGAGAAGATCTTCGGCGACCCGGAGCACGACAGGACCCGGGAGTTCCTCGGCGCGCTGCTCTGA
- the ehuD gene encoding ectoine/hydroxyectoine ABC transporter permease subunit EhuD, which translates to MTWDWSAVGDFMPHFWDGLLVTLQALVLGSLISFVLGLVWALLMRAPTRWVRWPVGVVTEFIRNTPLLVQLFFLFYVLPEWDITFSAMTTGVVAIGLHYSTYTMQVYRAGIEGVPTGQWEAATALNLPMTRTWTAVILPQAIRRVVPALGNYVISMLKDTPMLMAITVLDMLGEARLFAQQNFQFTEPLTVIGVAFILISYPASLLMRALERRLVR; encoded by the coding sequence ATGACATGGGACTGGAGTGCCGTCGGCGACTTCATGCCGCACTTCTGGGACGGACTGCTGGTCACCCTGCAGGCCCTGGTGCTCGGCTCGCTGATCTCCTTCGTCCTCGGGCTGGTGTGGGCGCTGCTGATGCGGGCGCCGACCCGCTGGGTGCGCTGGCCGGTCGGGGTCGTGACCGAGTTCATCCGCAACACCCCGCTGCTGGTGCAGCTGTTCTTCCTCTTCTACGTACTGCCCGAGTGGGACATCACGTTCTCCGCGATGACCACCGGTGTCGTCGCGATCGGGCTGCACTACTCGACGTACACGATGCAGGTCTACCGGGCCGGCATCGAGGGCGTGCCGACCGGCCAATGGGAAGCGGCCACGGCACTGAACCTGCCCATGACCCGGACGTGGACCGCGGTGATCCTGCCGCAGGCGATCCGCCGGGTGGTGCCCGCACTGGGCAACTACGTCATCTCGATGCTCAAGGACACGCCGATGCTGATGGCGATCACCGTCCTCGACATGCTCGGTGAGGCGCGCCTGTTCGCGCAGCAGAACTTCCAGTTCACCGAGCCGCTGACGGTCATCGGCGTGGCCTTCATCCTCATTTCCTATCCGGCTTCCCTCCTCATGCGAGCCCTGGAGCGACGTCTTGTCCGCTGA
- the ehuC gene encoding ectoine/hydroxyectoine ABC transporter permease subunit EhuC: protein MTSGLWELVLKGIWVTVQLLVLSALLAAAVSFVVGIARVHRLWIVRFLAGFYTEVFRGTSALIMIFWVFFVLPLAFGWQLVPMWAGTLALGLTYGAYGSEIVRGALNSVDPAQVEGGIALSFTPWQRLRLILLPQAVPEMIPPFSNLLIELLKGTALVSVMGMGDLAFSGNLVRLALQESAEIYTYILLIYFVIAFLLTRLMRGLEKRLKAGIGEVPEKGVSQAELHRPETTGVGGGAA from the coding sequence ATGACATCGGGACTCTGGGAACTCGTACTGAAGGGGATCTGGGTCACGGTCCAGCTGCTGGTCCTCAGCGCGCTGCTGGCCGCCGCCGTCTCCTTCGTGGTGGGCATCGCACGCGTCCACCGGCTGTGGATCGTCCGCTTCCTCGCGGGCTTCTACACCGAGGTGTTCCGAGGCACCTCGGCACTGATCATGATCTTCTGGGTGTTCTTCGTGCTGCCACTGGCCTTCGGCTGGCAGCTGGTCCCGATGTGGGCGGGCACCCTGGCCCTGGGCCTCACCTACGGGGCGTACGGCTCCGAGATCGTGCGCGGCGCCCTGAACTCCGTCGACCCGGCACAGGTCGAGGGCGGTATCGCGCTGAGCTTCACGCCCTGGCAGCGGCTGCGGCTGATCCTGCTGCCGCAGGCCGTGCCGGAGATGATCCCGCCCTTCTCCAACCTGCTGATCGAACTGCTCAAGGGCACCGCCCTGGTGTCCGTGATGGGCATGGGCGACCTGGCCTTCAGCGGGAACCTCGTGCGGCTCGCACTGCAGGAGAGCGCGGAGATCTACACGTACATCCTGCTGATCTACTTCGTGATCGCCTTCCTGCTCACGCGGCTCATGCGCGGACTGGAGAAGCGGTTGAAGGCCGGAATCGGAGAGGTTCCTGAGAAGGGTGTGTCCCAGGCCGAGCTGCATCGCCCGGAGACCACCGGAGTCGGCGGAGGTGCCGCATGA
- the ehuB gene encoding ectoine/hydroxyectoine ABC transporter substrate-binding protein EhuB — MAPPIGNDSKEASPDVGNRGPRGTSRRSLLAGVAALGALGAAGCSRVPTASGKDGGDLLDRLKAQGVVRLGIAGEIPFGYIDKNGELTGEAPQLAKVIFKRLGVDRVQPVPTEFGSLIPGLKSQQFDVVAAGMYINAERCAQVIFSDPDYQMLDAFIVRKGNPKNLRDYEDVVKSGAKFATGTGYAEIQYAVEAGYKESDILIVQDQVAGMNAVEAGRVDVFAGTALTTREVVKKSGKVESTEPFAPLVDGKPHTDGGGFAFRPTETKLRDAFNVELAKMKESGELLRILRPFGFTKNEMTDMTAKELCGG; from the coding sequence GCCGCCGGTCGCTGCTGGCGGGTGTCGCGGCGCTCGGCGCGCTCGGTGCCGCCGGCTGCAGCCGGGTGCCCACCGCGTCGGGCAAGGACGGCGGTGATCTCCTGGACCGGCTGAAGGCGCAGGGCGTCGTACGCCTCGGTATCGCCGGTGAGATCCCCTTCGGCTACATCGACAAGAACGGCGAGCTCACGGGTGAGGCCCCACAACTGGCCAAGGTCATCTTCAAGCGGCTGGGGGTGGACCGTGTGCAGCCCGTGCCGACGGAGTTCGGCTCGCTCATTCCCGGTCTGAAGTCCCAGCAGTTCGACGTGGTCGCCGCCGGGATGTACATCAACGCCGAGCGCTGCGCGCAGGTGATCTTCTCCGACCCCGACTACCAGATGCTCGACGCCTTCATCGTCCGCAAGGGCAACCCGAAGAACCTGCGCGACTACGAGGACGTCGTGAAGTCGGGAGCGAAGTTCGCGACCGGCACCGGCTACGCGGAGATCCAGTACGCGGTCGAGGCCGGGTACAAGGAGAGCGACATCCTGATCGTCCAGGACCAGGTCGCGGGCATGAACGCCGTCGAGGCGGGCCGTGTCGACGTCTTCGCCGGGACGGCGCTGACCACCCGCGAGGTCGTCAAGAAGTCCGGCAAGGTGGAGTCGACCGAGCCGTTCGCGCCCCTCGTGGACGGCAAGCCGCACACGGACGGCGGCGGCTTCGCGTTCCGTCCGACGGAGACGAAGCTGCGGGACGCCTTCAACGTGGAACTCGCGAAGATGAAGGAGAGCGGTGAGCTGCTGAGGATTCTGCGCCCCTTCGGCTTCACCAAGAACGAGATGACCGATATGACCGCGAAGGAGTTGTGCGGCGGATGA